In Natronomonas halophila, one DNA window encodes the following:
- the pan1 gene encoding proteasome-activating nucleotidase Pan1: protein MTDTVDDVDLPYEDGASQQEKVEALEERLEILEQQNEEMRDKLLDANAENNKYQQKLERLTHENKKLKQSPLFVATVQEITDEGVIIKQHGNNQEALTEVTDDLREDLGPDSRVAVNNSLSIVKELDDETDVRARVMQVDQSPDVSYDDIGGIDEQMEEVRETVELPIESPEMFDEVGIDPPSGVLLHGPPGTGKTMLAKAVANQTDATFIKMAGSELVHKFIGEGAKLVRDLFELARQQEPAVVFIDEIDAIAAKRTDSKTSGDAEVQRTMMQLLSEMDGFEDRGQISLIAATNRFDMLDRAILRPGRFDRLIEVPKPDHEGREMIFQIHTRNMNVADTVDFGELAEMADNASGADVKAICTESGMYAIRDDRTEVRMEDFENAWQKIKQTEEETEDVSKTFA from the coding sequence ATGACTGATACTGTTGACGACGTCGACCTCCCCTACGAGGACGGCGCGTCACAGCAGGAGAAAGTGGAGGCGCTGGAGGAGCGTCTCGAGATCCTCGAACAGCAAAACGAGGAAATGCGGGACAAACTCCTCGACGCCAACGCGGAGAACAACAAATACCAGCAGAAGCTCGAGCGGCTTACCCACGAGAACAAGAAGCTCAAGCAGTCGCCGCTGTTCGTCGCCACCGTCCAGGAAATCACGGACGAGGGCGTCATTATCAAACAGCACGGCAACAACCAGGAAGCCCTCACCGAGGTCACCGACGACCTGCGTGAGGACCTCGGCCCCGACTCGCGGGTTGCGGTCAACAACTCGCTTTCTATCGTCAAGGAACTCGACGACGAGACTGACGTTCGCGCTCGCGTCATGCAGGTCGACCAGTCGCCGGACGTCTCCTACGACGACATCGGCGGCATCGACGAGCAGATGGAAGAGGTCCGCGAGACCGTCGAACTGCCCATCGAGAGCCCCGAAATGTTCGACGAAGTGGGCATCGACCCCCCGAGCGGCGTCCTCCTGCACGGGCCGCCCGGCACCGGCAAGACGATGCTCGCGAAGGCCGTCGCCAATCAGACCGACGCGACCTTTATCAAGATGGCCGGCTCCGAACTGGTCCACAAGTTCATCGGCGAAGGCGCGAAACTCGTTCGCGACCTCTTCGAACTCGCGCGCCAGCAGGAACCCGCCGTCGTCTTCATCGACGAAATCGACGCCATCGCCGCCAAGCGGACCGACTCCAAGACCTCCGGCGACGCCGAGGTCCAGCGGACGATGATGCAACTCCTCTCGGAGATGGACGGCTTCGAGGACCGCGGCCAGATTTCGCTTATCGCCGCGACCAACCGCTTCGACATGCTCGACCGCGCCATCCTCCGACCCGGCCGCTTCGACCGCCTTATCGAGGTGCCCAAGCCGGACCACGAGGGCCGCGAGATGATCTTCCAGATCCACACGCGGAACATGAACGTCGCCGACACGGTCGACTTCGGCGAACTCGCCGAGATGGCCGACAACGCCTCCGGCGCCGACGTGAAAGCCATCTGTACCGAATCC
- a CDS encoding MarR family transcriptional regulator has translation MSATEVQAESEAVGWEAVADLPPSAKLVAKVLEYNDRLTQSQLAEETMLPARTVRYALTRLEEVDAVESRFSFTDARKRVYALAVEN, from the coding sequence ATGAGTGCAACCGAAGTGCAGGCGGAGTCCGAGGCGGTCGGCTGGGAGGCCGTTGCGGACCTGCCGCCGAGCGCCAAGCTGGTCGCGAAGGTCCTCGAATACAACGACCGGCTCACCCAGAGCCAACTCGCCGAGGAGACGATGCTGCCGGCCCGGACCGTCCGCTATGCGCTTACCCGACTCGAAGAGGTCGACGCCGTCGAGTCCCGCTTTTCCTTTACCGACGCTCGCAAGCGCGTCTACGCCCTCGCCGTCGAAAACTGA